From a region of the Corvus moneduloides isolate bCorMon1 chromosome 27, bCorMon1.pri, whole genome shotgun sequence genome:
- the TCIM gene encoding transcriptional and immune response regulator → MKAKTSSSAPAMSTSLRVSPSVHGYRFDTALRKKAAANIFESINEESLQKLFRNSGDKKAEERAKIILATDQDMEEKTRALMALKQRRKDKLLQFLTFRKYSIKVR, encoded by the coding sequence ATGAAAGCAAAGACAAGCTCCAGCGCTCCAGCCATGTCCACGTCACTGAGAGTGAGCCCCTCGGTCCACGGCTACCGCTTCGACACGGCCCTGCGCAAGAAAGCCGCGGCCAACATCTTCGAAAGCATCAACGAGGAGTCCCTACAAAAACTCTTCAGAAACTCCGGAGACaagaaggcagaggaaagagCCAAGATAATCCTCGCCACCGACCAGGACATGGAGGAAAAAACGAGAGCACTAATGGCAttaaagcagaggagaaaagacaAACTGCTCCAGTTCCTGACATTTCGGAAATACTCCATTAAAGTTCGCTGA